The genomic segment GTCGTCCAGCTTTTGAGCAAAcgcctcaaatgaaaatttttgttgaacaCGTTTATGGCCCATAACACCCATACGTTCACGCAAGCGATCATCCTTAAGTACATTGGCCATGGCCAAAGAGAATGCTTCTTCCTTGGGTTCACACAAGAAACCGGTTGAGTTGTGTACAATTGTCTCTGTTGGTCCTCCAGAGTTGACCGCTATCACAGGCTTGGACATATACATGCCTTCCAAAGGAACAATACCAAAGTGTTCGTTTGCGGGTGTGTAAAGAAGACAATGGGCCATATGCAAAAGCATAAATTTTTCATCGTCCGAAGGCGATCTCAGTAGCACTACATTGTCCTGCAGCTGCTTTTCCTTAACGAGTTCATCCAGTTCTGTGTAATGTTCAACATTTTCCTGCACTCTAGTATCATAACCTCCGGCAACAATAAGGCGACAGCGTTTCCAGTCACTAACACTTAAAGTTTTACTCAATTGGCAAAAGGCTTTTAAAGCCAAAGGATGATTCTTTTTGCGTTCgtatcgatttatatcgagaaACACAAAGGAATTTCTTGGCAAATCCACTGGCGAAGATGCCATAAATTCAGCTTCGTTCGAGAGCATTTTATGCTGCATATCATCAAAATATTTGGTATTCAGAGATGGATATAAAACATCAGGCACCAGATTTAGTCGTCGGAATGTTTCCTGGAAGACACGTAgtgtaaattttgaatttaccAATGTAACGTCTGACAGTCCCACGGTAAGCTCTTCCAAAAAGTTCAATGGAGcccgatataatttttttaagcaaCCACCTTCAGCGCTTAACAACTGATCGGGGAAATGACAGTAGAAAACTATCTTGGGACGGCCTCTGGCCATTCGCAAAATTGGAATGCCTATTGAAATCTGATCACAAAATATCACATCGTACTGCTCCTTGTTGCTTAAGTAAAAGGAAGCAAAGAAAGCCGCATACAACATACGAAAATATGCACAAAAAGCGTAGAAACGCCCAAAAATCTTTCTGGGTATCCAATCACCAACGACCTTCACCTGCAAACTACCATCTATTGTCTCCTTGAAGCAGTGACCAGGATCATGATGATTTGTCAGGAAACTGACATCATGTCCGCGCAGTCTTAAGGCCAGTGCAGCATCGACCACAAGACGCTCGGCGCCGCCTATACCCAAATCAGGATGAAGGAACAGAATTCGAACCATTTTGATCGTTTATTTTCTCAGAATACCACATCCGATGTTGTATTGTTAAACGTCGGCGTATTAATTATCCTAGGTATCTAAAAGTCGATTTTCaactaatcgattaatcgattttttgtgtaaaaaagtcgaagCCGACTTTTGGTGGCTAAAAAATCGAATAGTCGATCTATGGCCCTTTTAgacggcacatcatgatcgtactctTCCTGTATACGTAGATGTAGATTACAAAATcggtacatcgattttttctttctttgattttatttaatgtgtcatactttttttcttaataccGCCAAACtcggccggctgttaacagcggTTCGCGTGAGACCGCTTTGGATTCTGGGGTTTGTTTGCAATGTTGCGTTTTTTAACTCAACGCTCAAACAGAGCTCAACGCGTtgattctgttttggcctttaaggtaacgaaaatttcgccagaggtgcatactgcgctttatcatgaatatttttttcaaattggcccatccaTAAGGGTTGGTACCAAGACAAATTTAACAGGTAGGAGcagttggccaacaacaaaaaatcgtgTGCACtatatgtcaaaatcagtgattagtgcaactctaatTTTGAGTGTGTTACTAGTTGGCGccatttttctttgcttttatGTGCAGTGGTTCTTAAGTATAAAGCACACAGACAACCGAACGTTATGAAATCttattgacagatagtgtactccgcGAGTAAAaaatgtactcagctgtttgctgtacACTATCTGGGTAAATTTGTCTTGGTGGGTACTCTATTCGGCGCTTCACGTGAGTAACTGGCTAActtcatataaataaatatggaaatgaaaaatgtgtgaaaaattaaaatgtttttttaaggcTAACGACATAAAAGTAGCAATTAGGCACAATTAATCTTAGTGTAATACGATAGCAGGATTGTGTTGGTTCAGAAAAATTTGTCGTTAATATGTTTTTACAACTGAAAACAGAGTACCCTGCTTAATGCCGTGACAAGATCGTTTTAGCAACAAGTGTAAACGTAGTTCtacatttcaattaaattttctcaataGCGTAGCGCGCGTATTTTGTTGGCTACTGCAATAACAAAGTTACCAGATCAAAATACGTTTGTTTATCAGCTTGTCGGTGTCATATTAGTTGTTCCCCTGCACGTGTTTTCATATATCAGtacatttatatttttcaatacaaaaaaatggtAAAAGTTCAGAAACCATTGCCAAAATCCATTGCACCCTCTTCCAAAACCGCGAACAAAGCGGCCAATGGCATTAAAAAGGAAAAGCCAGGCAAGGATGTTAATGTGAAAGCAAAGAAGGCCAAAGCGAAGTTGATGGAGCAAGTTGCTCAAGAAAAGCAGTTAAGTCAAACCAAATCCATGAAAAATGATGTCGCCAAGGAACAGAAAAATGGGAAGAAAAACAAGGAGATAATAAAGCAACAAAAGCCCATAGTTTCCCAACCAACGGCTCACACAGAAAAGGCTCCAAAAGCAGAAGTtggcaaagaaaagaaaaaatttccgccAACACAAGCGAAATCACAAGAGGTGGTCAGCAAACAAACTAACTCGGAAAGTAAGCCTCCCCATACACAGTCAAGTAAGaaacagaaaaataaacaaaataaggcCAATCAAAAACCCAAACAGACACAAGATACGGCTAACAAGCCTGAACTTAAATCACAAATTCAAGCAGGCaagcaacaaaaaaagaagaaacccCAACCGAAAACAAATAAAGTGCCCAAGGTACCCTCAGTTCAATTCGAGCCAATGCCTTTCGATGAAGAGcaattcaataaaattgtaaatttagaAAATATCAAAAAGGTCGCTAAGGCCCTTAAAAAATTGGTGGAGAAAGAGGTGAGCGAAAAAAAGACATCAATATTCAGTGACTACAGATATTTCTTGAATGTCAGCAGTTACAAAATTCCCAACTGTCCTAAGCGTATGGTCAAACTGTAAGTAAACACCCTTTGATGTGTGGCGTATAACattcagattttattttttttttgctagaaaTGTGAAACACTCTTTGGTGGATCCAAAAGATGGCGATGTCGTTATTATTGTACCCGATTTGCAACGTGGTGCTAAAATGGATCATGAACCCACTGTACAACACTATGAAGATCTGTTTCGTGAAGCCGGAGTCTCCAATCTAAAGATTGTCCCCTTCAATCAGTTGCGTAAAGAATGCACAACATATGAAGC from the Stomoxys calcitrans chromosome 1, idStoCalc2.1, whole genome shotgun sequence genome contains:
- the LOC106090784 gene encoding alpha-1,3/1,6-mannosyltransferase ALG2, encoding MVRILFLHPDLGIGGAERLVVDAALALRLRGHDVSFLTNHHDPGHCFKETIDGSLQVKVVGDWIPRKIFGRFYAFCAYFRMLYAAFFASFYLSNKEQYDVIFCDQISIGIPILRMARGRPKIVFYCHFPDQLLSAEGGCLKKLYRAPLNFLEELTVGLSDVTLVNSKFTLRVFQETFRRLNLVPDVLYPSLNTKYFDDMQHKMLSNEAEFMASSPVDLPRNSFVFLDINRYERKKNHPLALKAFCQLSKTLSVSDWKRCRLIVAGGYDTRVQENVEHYTELDELVKEKQLQDNVVLLRSPSDDEKFMLLHMAHCLLYTPANEHFGIVPLEGMYMSKPVIAVNSGGPTETIVHNSTGFLCEPKEEAFSLAMANVLKDDRLRERMGVMGHKRVQQKFSFEAFAQKLDDLVKNVTKNKISPKKDK
- the LOC106090783 gene encoding ribosomal L1 domain-containing protein CG13096, with the protein product MVKVQKPLPKSIAPSSKTANKAANGIKKEKPGKDVNVKAKKAKAKLMEQVAQEKQLSQTKSMKNDVAKEQKNGKKNKEIIKQQKPIVSQPTAHTEKAPKAEVGKEKKKFPPTQAKSQEVVSKQTNSESKPPHTQSSKKQKNKQNKANQKPKQTQDTANKPELKSQIQAGKQQKKKKPQPKTNKVPKVPSVQFEPMPFDEEQFNKIVNLENIKKVAKALKKLVEKEVSEKKTSIFSDYRYFLNVSSYKIPNCPKRMVKLNVKHSLVDPKDGDVVIIVPDLQRGAKMDHEPTVQHYEDLFREAGVSNLKIVPFNQLRKECTTYEAKRKFANTYDYFLCDGRIVGHVVGFCGKNFQKPRTTFHAVGLTDPKTYKKEIERALKRTAYKQIQKGDLVSIPVGNHRYSIEHLAENVQMVVEQLKTLYPGGLGNIRQMNMKIDITGTSSLPLYVNLAGAPAETPNVVGSREQRMLKLKKEANDVLEQFNLSKSGEFVKLDRTQVERKRQIKQARQVLIAVDAENEETPSKKAKKDNEEEDSDSGEAAEEDEVEEAEGDDEDQDGEDDDSNDDEEDEGDDDDDDEDDE